From Anopheles darlingi chromosome 2, idAnoDarlMG_H_01, whole genome shotgun sequence, the proteins below share one genomic window:
- the LOC125948205 gene encoding uncharacterized protein LOC125948205, with product MGKHDMKRGISQRSSDAGESPKHYASTNLVGKFTQSVRRIVQDVKDEGSPSGMSREELLETNERLRAVRIRLEESYDTAKKALVNLMNKYGDSKSQRNIFNRYPMLKLMIKDVIRLETQYWTLVEIPKQEKLETVPAFVLRACSIMEKSQKAGDGVKTSTKLAEEAAEKRERMERLETMTTAQIEQENTQMINDLYRLLKKYTGLRNLIRELKSEYGNSKIYPIFPRYTMLKDMIKDIMHDPDYMEVCHEVDN from the exons ATGGGCAAGCACGACATGAAGCGCGGCATCTCGCAGCGATCGTCGGATGCCGGCG AATCTCCCAAGCACTATG CTTCGACAAATTTAGTTGGCAAATTTACACAAAGCGTCCGACGAATAGTTCAGGACGTGAAGGACGAAGGATCGCCGA GTGGTATGAGCCGTGAGGAGCTGCTCGAAACCAACGAACGGCTGCGCGCGGTAAGGATCCGGTTGGAGGAATCGTACGACACGGCCAAGAAGGCGCTCGTCAATCTGATGAACAAGTATGGCGACTCCAAGAGCCAGCGGAACATCTTCAACCGCTATCCGATGCTGAAGCTGATGATCAAG GATGTGATCCGGCTGGAGACGCAGTACTGGACGCTGGTAGAGATCCCGAAGCAGGAAAAGCTCGAAACCGTACCAGCGTTTGTGCTGCGTGCCTGCAGCATTATGGAAAAATCGCAGAAGGCGGGCGACGGGGTCAAGACATCGACCAAACTGGCCGAAGAGGCGGCCGAGAAGCGCGAACGGATGGAGCGGCTCGAAA CAATGACAACGGCCCAGATCGAGCAGGAGAACACACagatgataaatgatttgTATCGTTTGCTCAAAAAGTATACCGGCCTTAGGAACCTGATCCGGGAGCTAAAGTCCGAGTACGGCAACTCGAAGATCTATCCCATCTTCCCGCGCTACACGATGCTGAAGGACATGATCAAGGACATCATGCACGATCCGGACTACATGGAGGTCTGCCACGAGGTGGacaactga